The DNA sequence ATCCACGACCCGAAAACGGCGCTCAACAGGTATATGGTGAAAGAGGCGATGGCCGTTATGGAAGACTGCGACCTCGTCCTCCACATGACGGACAACAACCTTTTCCGCTTTGCCCACGAGGAGGAGCTCGTTACCGAAGCTCTCAATAAGAGCAAACTTACGAAAGTCCTTACCATTAACAAGATCGATCTCATGACCGTCGCGGACCGTGAGAAGATAATCACGTGGATGACAGGGCGTTGTGATTATGAACACATATTCGATACGAACGCTGCCGAGGGATTCGGGATCGACGGCGTGCTGGAATACTTTTTCGCAAGGCTCCCNNNNNNNNNNNNNNNNNNNNNNNNNNNNNNNNNNAAGGAAATCGTCAGGGAGAAACTTTACTCCTTCCTCAAGGAGGAAGTTCCCTACAGCACGGCAGTCATGGTGGAAGAGATAAAACTTGACACGGAAAAAGACATCGTTTCGGTCCTTGCATACATCTACGTCGAGCGCGATTCCCAGAAAGGGATCGTCATCGGCAAGGGTGGATCGCTTCTGAAAAAGGTCGGCACCGCCGCAAGAAAGGAGATGGAAGAGCTCTTCGGGAAGAGGGTTTTCCTCCAGCTGCGGGTCAAGGTGGAAAAGGGCTGGAGCAGAAAAGAGCGGCTTCTCAAAAGGCTCGGGTATTGATTGACGACGGCCCACGGGACGCAGGGGGCGTTTTTATGGATGGTCTTTTCAGAGTAGCAATCATCGGCAGGCCGAACGTCGGGAAATCGACGCTTTTCAACAAAATGATCGGGATGAGGAAAGCCCTTACCTTCGGCAGGCCGGGGATAACGAGG is a window from the Deltaproteobacteria bacterium genome containing:
- a CDS encoding GTPase Era, producing KEIVREKLYSFLKEEVPYSTAVMVEEIKLDTEKDIVSVLAYIYVERDSQKGIVIGKGGSLLKKVGTAARKEMEELFGKRVFLQLRVKVEKGWSRKERLLKRLGY